A section of the Paenibacillus aurantius genome encodes:
- a CDS encoding YheC/YheD family endospore coat-associated protein: protein MSKPVIGIMVWRNGRTLSEPAYFRGLVREGQKLGAVTYLFTLTDIEDRKKKINGLTLSPEGEWQEREFGWPDVVIDRYRRGGSLYTGIRNSSLFVYANNKFTNKWTATQLFLREDRLKRWMPETLEYNHYNLRRMLNRHSLLYIKPGNGTAGSSIVKLKVLSNGYEVLGRSRNLTRRKAVLPSSSSLRNWLDQWTVKERIHNGNFMVQQGLDLELVPGRVVDTRLLIQKNEKGVWEVTGLGMRVGAPRSSTSNLHGGGKALPFHVLLHKRFGKTRTESIRQECEELAQEVVRTIERHFGSMMEFGLDIGIDVDGKVWLIEVNPKPGREIFREMGDKTLYRKAVRRPLEYAVHLAQALAKTSAALDEEALEPKSAGEPDEDAEVES, encoded by the coding sequence ATGAGCAAACCGGTTATCGGAATCATGGTCTGGAGAAACGGCAGGACCTTAAGCGAACCGGCCTATTTCCGGGGACTGGTCCGGGAAGGCCAGAAGCTTGGGGCCGTCACCTATCTCTTTACCCTGACGGATATCGAAGACAGAAAGAAGAAGATTAACGGCCTTACCCTTTCTCCCGAAGGAGAATGGCAGGAACGGGAGTTTGGCTGGCCCGATGTGGTTATTGACCGTTACCGGAGGGGGGGTTCCCTGTATACCGGTATTCGCAATTCGAGTCTTTTCGTCTATGCCAACAATAAATTTACCAACAAGTGGACGGCCACTCAGCTCTTTTTAAGGGAGGACCGGCTCAAACGCTGGATGCCCGAGACGCTGGAATACAATCATTACAACCTGCGCCGTATGCTGAACCGGCATTCCCTTCTCTACATCAAGCCGGGGAACGGCACGGCGGGCAGCAGCATCGTCAAGCTTAAGGTTCTTTCGAACGGCTATGAGGTGCTGGGCCGCAGCCGCAATCTGACAAGGCGCAAAGCGGTCCTTCCCTCCTCATCCTCGCTGCGGAACTGGCTTGACCAGTGGACGGTGAAAGAAAGGATCCACAATGGCAATTTCATGGTCCAGCAAGGGTTGGATCTGGAATTGGTACCGGGCCGTGTGGTCGACACGCGTCTTCTGATTCAGAAGAACGAGAAGGGGGTCTGGGAAGTCACCGGCCTCGGGATGAGGGTCGGCGCCCCCCGCAGCTCCACCTCCAACCTTCACGGAGGCGGCAAGGCCCTGCCCTTTCATGTGCTCCTTCATAAACGCTTTGGGAAGACCCGGACCGAGAGCATCCGCCAGGAATGCGAGGAGCTGGCCCAGGAAGTGGTGAGGACCATCGAACGCCATTTCGGCTCCATGATGGAGTTCGGGCTCGATATCGGCATCGATGTCGACGGCAAAGTGTGGCTCATTGAGGTGAATCCTAAGCCGGGCCGAGAAATCTTCCGGGAGATGGGGGATAAGACCCTCTACCGCAAAGCCGTCCGCCGTCCGCTGGAGTACGCCGTTCACCTGGCTCAAGCTCTGGCCAAAACCTCGGCCGCCTTGGATGAGGAAGCCTTGGAGCCGAAATCGGCGGGCGAACCGGATGAAGATGCCGAGGTAGAATCATGA
- a CDS encoding YheC/YheD family protein produces MTYQNVLPNNKLGKTRFLNGNSELKKHIPETAPETKEDLYEFLQRYKTVYVKPNHGTGGHGVMRVKRTSDEGYEYQLGEKVYAFPTYEEMYHSLYRITSKRRHLVQKGIRLLKYRGRPFDVRIMVQKNLKGEWENTGIIGRVAHPNKIVTNYHSGGTPLAMHTLLKPYLTGKQIDEYLVHLNRLGREIAEYLVKGYPFVTAVGVDVGLDSKFKPWIIEVNTRPDPYIFKKLKDKSVFRRIIRYVKAHRKASRFSEAAGGS; encoded by the coding sequence ATGACTTACCAAAACGTCCTGCCCAACAACAAGCTGGGGAAAACCCGATTTCTTAATGGAAACAGCGAGCTGAAAAAGCATATTCCCGAAACGGCACCGGAAACGAAGGAGGATCTCTACGAATTTCTGCAGAGGTACAAAACGGTGTACGTCAAGCCGAATCATGGGACCGGCGGCCACGGTGTCATGCGGGTAAAGCGGACTTCCGATGAAGGGTATGAGTACCAGCTGGGCGAGAAGGTTTATGCTTTCCCAACCTATGAAGAAATGTACCATTCCCTTTACCGCATCACCTCCAAGAGGAGGCATCTCGTTCAGAAAGGGATTCGTCTGCTTAAATACCGGGGCAGGCCGTTCGATGTCCGGATCATGGTTCAGAAGAACCTTAAGGGAGAATGGGAAAATACCGGCATCATCGGAAGGGTAGCTCATCCTAACAAAATCGTAACGAATTACCACAGCGGCGGCACCCCGCTTGCCATGCACACGCTTCTGAAGCCGTACCTGACCGGCAAGCAGATCGACGAATACCTGGTTCATTTGAACCGGCTGGGCCGCGAAATCGCGGAATACTTGGTGAAAGGCTATCCTTTTGTTACGGCTGTGGGCGTCGATGTCGGCCTGGATTCCAAATTCAAGCCATGGATCATTGAAGTGAATACCCGCCCCGACCCCTATATCTTCAAAAAGCTCAAGGACAAGTCCGTCTTTCGCCGCATTATCCGCTACGTGAAGGCCCATCGGAAAGCGTCCCGCTTCTCGGAAGCCGCCGGGGGAAGCTAG
- a CDS encoding YjcZ family sporulation protein, translating to MGYGYSGFTSVGVILVLFILLVIVSRAIII from the coding sequence ATGGGTTACGGATATTCTGGTTTCACCTCGGTAGGTGTCATTCTGGTGCTTTTCATCCTGCTGGTCATTGTCAGCCGCGCCATTATCATCTAA
- a CDS encoding GNAT family N-acetyltransferase, giving the protein MLRKRIAASDDETIIRLSRELLLPFARATNPSITVDRLEMKKRLGRGVTWVSASHGRPPDGFIVFLVRDGRLWIDLLAVSPGRQGSGRGSALLAKAEEHGRKKGCREVRVFVDESNTRAEWFYYRKGYRRVSYVQGVKCHILAKPLSQGKQAWFGGGHPPFPA; this is encoded by the coding sequence ATGCTTCGCAAAAGAATTGCCGCCTCCGACGACGAAACGATTATCCGCCTGTCCCGGGAGCTGCTGCTCCCCTTTGCACGCGCGACCAACCCATCCATAACGGTCGACCGCCTGGAAATGAAGAAGCGGCTTGGCAGGGGCGTGACCTGGGTATCCGCTTCCCACGGCCGGCCGCCGGACGGGTTTATCGTCTTCCTGGTCCGGGACGGCCGCCTGTGGATTGACCTGCTGGCGGTTTCCCCGGGCAGGCAGGGCTCCGGCAGAGGCAGCGCTTTACTCGCCAAGGCGGAGGAACACGGACGGAAAAAGGGCTGCCGGGAAGTTCGCGTTTTTGTAGATGAAAGCAACACAAGGGCCGAATGGTTCTATTACCGGAAGGGCTACCGGCGGGTTTCCTATGTTCAAGGGGTCAAATGCCACATTCTCGCCAAACCCTTGAGCCAAGGGAAACAGGCTTGGTTCGGAGGGGGCCATCCGCCTTTTCCCGCTTGA